One part of the Phragmites australis chromosome 3, lpPhrAust1.1, whole genome shotgun sequence genome encodes these proteins:
- the LOC133911833 gene encoding uncharacterized protein LOC133911833 translates to MLVGLYGELAMAATSSECSSGCQSGWTTYLDDHSYSCGTTRLQGKAQQPYYCEYSEEDDLSMISDASSGPRQQCSAGNDVQGSAAAHANAERRGRREEAAAARRQSKRAAVASLLEDTASSPAFFSYSKAISSGDANGYGDADAPMMEIGNAADFSCAFSTTTGLKSPLNETPLGGYLQMQYSPAPVKPMPTRQVCRDGGEKMRW, encoded by the exons ATGCTGGTGGGCCTGTACGGGGAGCTGGCGATGGCGGCGACGAGCTCCGAGTGCAGCAGCGGCTGCCAGTCCGGCTGGACCACCTACCTCGACGACCACTCCTACTCCTGCGGCACCACGCGGCTCCAGGGCAAGGCGCAGCAGCCATACTACTGCGAGTACTCGGAGGAGGACGACCTCTCCATGATCTCTGACGCCTCCTCCGGCCCGCGCCAGCAGTGCTCAGCCGGCAATGACGTGCAAGGTAGCGCCGCCGCGCATGCCAATgcggagaggagagggaggcgggaGGAGGCCGCCGCAGCGAGGCGGCAGAGCAAGAGGGCCGCCGTCGCATCTCTGCTCGAGGACACGGCCAGTTCGCCGGCCTTCTTCAGCTACTCCAAG GCGATTAGCTCGGGAGACGCCAATGGCTATGGTGACGCGGATGCCCCGATGATGGAGATCGGCAATGCGGCCGACTTCTCCTGCGCCTTCTCCACCACAACGGGCCTCAAG TCTCCCTTAAATGAGACTCCTTTGGGCGGCTACCTGCAAATGCAGTACTCCCCGGCTCCTGTCAAGCCGATGCCCACAAGACAA GTTTGCAGAGATGGGGGTGAGAAGATGAGGTGGTGA